A region of Panthera uncia isolate 11264 chromosome D4, Puncia_PCG_1.0, whole genome shotgun sequence DNA encodes the following proteins:
- the LOC125924149 gene encoding olfactory receptor 13C7-like: MANQTAVTEYILLGLHEHPNLEMVLFVLCLGIYSMNMLGNSLLIGLNMLDPRLHSPMYFFLSNLSLMDICGTSSFVPLMLTNFLGAQRTISFLGCALQMYLTLALGSTECLLLAVMAYDRYVAICQPLRYPEIMSRWTCLWMAVLSWGTGFAISLLQSLLTWSLPFCGHNIINHFFCEILAVLKLSCGDISLNALLLIMVTAVLTLAPLLFICLSYILILAAILRVPSAAGRCKAFSTCSAHLTVVVVFYGTISFMYFKPKAEDPNLDKIIALFYGVVTPSLNPIIYSLRNAEVKSAVLALLWGDLLSRKLSHLPCCSSTVSRKTARSVMVMTSNRSG, encoded by the coding sequence ATGGCAAACCAGACGGCTGTGACAGAATACATCTTGCTGGGGCTACACGAGCACCCTAACCTAGAGATGGTCCTGTTTGTGCTCTGCCTGGGCATCTACTCCATGAATATGCTGGGGAACTCCCTCCTCATCGGGCTGAACATGCTGGACCCCCGCCTGCACAGCCCCATGTACTTCTTTCTCAGCAACCTCTCCCTCATGGACATCTGTGGCACATCCTCCTTTGTGCCTCTCATGCTGACCAACTTCCTGGGAGCCCAAAGGACCATCTCCTTCCTTGGTTGTGCCCTGCAGATGTACCTGACCCTGGCGCTGGGCTCCACGGAGTGCCTGCTCCTGGCTGTGATGGCATATGACCGTTATGTGGCTATCTGCCAGCCGCTTAGGTACCCAGAGATCATGAGTAGGTGGACGTGCTTGTGGATGGCAGTGCTGAGCTGGGGGACAGGTTTTGCCATTTCACTGCTGCAGTCCCTTCTCACCTGGAGCCTCCCCTTCTGTGGCCACAATATCATCAATCACTTCTTCTGTGAGATCTTGGCAGTGCTGAAACTGTCCTGTGGGGACATCTCTCTCAATGCACTGCTATTAATCATGGTCACGGCTGTCCTGACGCTGGCCCCACTCCTCTTCATCTGCCTATCCTACATTCTCATCCTTGCTGCCATCCTTAGGGTGCCCTCTGCCGCAGGCCGGTGCAAAGCCTTCTCCACCTGCTCTGCCCACCTCACAGTTGTGGTGGTTTTCTACGGGACCATCTCCTTCATGTACTTCAAGCCCAAGGCCGAGGACCCCAACCTGGATAAGATTATTGCATTGTTCTATGGGGTCGTGACGCCCTCACTAAACCCCAtcatctacagcctgaggaaTGCAGAGGTGAAATCTGCTGTCCTAGCCCTGCTCTGGGGAGACCTGCTCTCCAGGAAATTGTCCCACCTTCCCTGTTGCTCTTCAACTGTGTCACGCAAGACAGCTAGGTCCGTCATGGTAATGACTTCAAATCGAAGTGGCTGA
- the LOC125931740 gene encoding olfactory receptor 13J1-like, with protein sequence MELVNRTEISEFFLKGFSGYPALEHLLFPVCSAMYLVTLLGNTAILAVSVLDVRLHTPMYFFLGNLSILDICYTSTFVPLMLVHLLSAQKTISFIGCAVQMCLSLSAGSTECLLLAIMAYDRYLAICRPLRYPVLMSHRLCLFLAGTAWVLCLFKSVTETVIAMRLPFCGRQVVSHFTCEILAVLKLACGDTSVSEVFLLVGAILLLPVPLAFICLSYILILATILRVPSAAGRRKAFSTCSAHLAVVMLFYGTVIFMYMKPKSKEARVSDKVFTVLYAVVTPMLNPVIYSLRNTEVKEAARKVWGRSWTSK encoded by the coding sequence ATGGAGTTGGTCAATAGGACAGAGATCTCTGAGTTCTTTCTGAAAGGGTTTTCTGGCTACCCGGCCCTGGAGCACCTGCTCTTCCCTGTGTGCTCAGCCATGTACCTGGTGACCCTGCTGGGAAACACTGCCATCCTGGCAGTGAGCGTCTTAGATGTCCGCCTGCACacgcccatgtacttcttcctgggGAACCTCTCCATCCTGGACATCTGCTACACGTCCACCTTTGTGCCTCTGATGCTGGTCCACCTCCTGTCAGCTCAGAAGACCATCTCCTTTATTGGCTGTGCAGTCCAGATGTGTCTGAGCCTGTCTGCAGGCTCCACAGAGTGTCTACTGCTCGCTATCATGGCCTACGATCGCTACCTGGCCATTTGCCGGCCACTCAGGTACCCCGTGCTCATGAGCCACCGGCTCTGCTTATTCTTGGCGGGAACCGCCTGggtcctctgcctcttcaagtcGGTGACTGAGACGGTCATTGCCATGAGGTTGCCCTTCTGTGGCCGCCAAGTTGTTAGTCACTTCACCTGTGAGATCCTGGCAGTGCTGAAGCTGGCATGCGGTGACACGTCAGTCAGTGAAGTCTTCCTGCTGGTGGGCGCCATTCTGCTGCTGCCTGTACCCCTGGCATTCATCTGCCTGTCCTACATACTTATTCTGGCCACCATCCTGAGGGTGCCTTCAGCCGCTGGGCGCCGCAAAGCCTTCTCCACCTGCTCGGCACACCTGGCTGTGGTGATGCTTTTCTATGGCACCGTAATATTCATGTACATGAAACCCAAGAGCAAGGAGGCACGCGTCTCTGACAAGGTCTTCACGGTCCTCTATGCTGTGGTCACACCCATGCTGAACCCTGTCATCTACAGCTTGAGGAACACGGAAGTGAAGGAGGCTGCCAGGAAAGTGTGGGGTAGAAGTTGGACCTCCAAGTGA